DNA sequence from the Dunckerocampus dactyliophorus isolate RoL2022-P2 chromosome 4, RoL_Ddac_1.1, whole genome shotgun sequence genome:
GTAAACTATTTATAAccaaaaagcagctttttgatTATAAAAAGGTCAAAGGACATTACACacccacatgcaaactccacacagaaatgcccaacggagattcaaacccaggtcttcccaatctcctgtccatgtggccaacatgctaaccactacacaCCCATGCACTACTGAAATATCACTTACATTTCaaagtaataaaaatgaaatattttattgtcaATCAAAACAGGCAATGGTAGAATTTGCTCTGATTGGCAAAGATGACTGAGATTTTATCCTAACTAGAAAACAACAGATTAATTAATCTCTCATTTATCCAACGGGATAGTATGCACTCAGCCCATATGTGATGGTATCTAAATATCTAGCACAAACTGTTGTCAATATgttctacagtatataaccAGAAGCTCATCCATTAAAATGAAAGGTATACGTCACTGTTGTACAGAACAAAGATGCAACGCTATTTTTACAGCAGAAAAAGAACTACCTTAGAGACGGATAAAATAGCGGGCAAATGTGTTGAGCACTATGATCTAcagttacaactttttcacattTGAGTCATAAGATGCTGGCAGACTGTTTTTCTCTAGGTGCATTCACAACAACCTTGCTGCCATGCTTCATTTTCAGGTCTCCATTGCATCACAAGAGTTTTTGACATTTGAACTGTGTTTTGTTTGGCTCTGTCCACTGGACTCATCCAGCAGTGAAAGGTCCAGCTCAGGCAAAGGGGCCCTCCAGAACTGAAAAGAGTTGTAAGTGCAATCCTCAGGATCAGTGTCTGCCTGAAAACaacacagcagaagaagagagTTACAAGACACACATACGTTCactaaaaaaaggaaatactCAGACCAGTCATTCACAAACTGTTTTCAGCCAAGTACCCCCTGTGGAATATTGATTTCAGCCAGCCAACCCATAGCcagaaagaacatttttttttagaaaaaaaaaagatgtcaaaCAGAGTGCTGTAGCATCACTATGTGATTTATTATTGTCCAAAACAGTGCTCAACTGTCGTGGTCTTTTTTGAAacacttggggaaaaaatacatataaaataacttagattgtaaacaaataaataattaattacgAAAAAAAAGCCTTGTGCACATTGCAGAATAATCACCTGATAGTGCCTTACTTTGGGATTAAAGTAAAGATGTGttattaaatgtaaaaacaaattaattaataaacttttgtttttttcttgatttctgtCTCTCTCAGTTGCAATAAACATAAACTCTGTACTGTTCTTATCTTCAGAAGGGTGTAAATTTACTTAATTAGTTAGGGATCTAATATTTATTTAACCCACTGTATATAAAGCACATATTTTTAATCTGAAGTACCAACTGGAGAGCCTAAGTACCCGGGAGTGCGAGCCCCCCATTTCAGAACCAGTGATTTAAATCCGCTGGCGGTAGTCGCGTTACAAACCCTCAATGGGTAAAGGGTGACATCTAGCggtatagttttacaattgctCTTGCTCCAATGTCTGCTACGCAGATAGCATTCGACTTACTTTATCGCTGTCTTTAGCAATTGCAGTCTCTAaatcaactggctcctctcggcGTCGTTTCCTGGAACATGACGACGTGATGGAGAAACTTTCAAACGTCTGCGCATGTGACGCATTTTTGTTGAGAGAGTCAAGTTGTAAGGTCTTGTTGGGATACATTATTCGTTCTTCTTGCACATCTGGATTTTCTAAGCAACACAACCTTTTTCTGCAATGACCATCCGACGAAGCTGGTGTGCACGTTGGGCTCACATCCCGGTGAGGAGCTATGCTCTCAAACTGCAGGTCAACCCGGCAAAGAGATTTGAAGCTTCGCTTGGCCGGTAGTTTGGAAAATAAAGTGTCCTCGGCGTGTCTCTTCGCCATGAAATTACAGTTAGAATTGTACAAAACCACACTTACTTTCCGACAAATTCATTCGCAAAACATTAAGACCCCGGAAGTGAACTATTTGCGCGGAGTTATAAAATGGCCAATGGAAGCGTAGTACCAGAGCTTGACTCCGCCCATAAAGACATGCATTGCTCGCCTTTCCTGTGACAGACGGAAAGTGAATGCGTCTTTAAAATGCTGTCACCTTGCAATACGTACCGGAACCCAATCGATTCAgctgggttctacgcatgtgcaaaacgcgtctacatccggtcagcctatttttcggcagtcacatgttatgCATGTGTAATATACGTCCCCCCTCCGCTCACAAACACGTTGTTACGATAgatagaaatgtgagaaataacaacataatcaatcgttttttcttatatcatatccatggtgcaagtggacagttcataatttattttagttttttttttcgccACTAAAAAAGTACATACAAACGCATTTGCTatgaagatatgtttggatggattatatttccccgtttagaaaaaaactgaaaaatctgaATTGAAATCTGATTAATCCATCATCGCACtctacttatggttgtttacattgaaatataactgcattttatgtgttttattctatttatttatgtatgctaCACTTAACAGGATATGACGTTAACGACTGCGCTACGTGCTTTGCGtaagtttttacgtagctcagtcttggtagTTAAGACGAGAGAAACATCCCCATGCTAatgaagtattttaacaagagtaaTTTATAAAATAACTTCCCAACATATTACATAAATGAAGTATGCTTATTGACTATTTATGTTCATAATAATTAGTAACCACAG
Encoded proteins:
- the wu:fa19b12 gene encoding uncharacterized protein wu:fa19b12, which gives rise to MAKRHAEDTLFSKLPAKRSFKSLCRVDLQFESIAPHRDVSPTCTPASSDGHCRKRLCCLENPDVQEERIMYPNKTLQLDSLNKNASHAQTFESFSITSSCSRKRRREEPVDLETAIAKDSDKADTDPEDCTYNSFQFWRAPLPELDLSLLDESSGQSQTKHSSNVKNSCDAMET